The following DNA comes from Candidatus Methylacidiphilum fumarolicum.
GCTTACTGGGAGGGAAGAGTCAAAGCCTGCTGGATGCGCTGAATAAGCTGATAGGCCTGGGAGGTCAGTTGCGGGTTGTTTTCATCTTTTATAGCGTAGAGCTTTGGGAAAAATCTTATTAGATAAAATCCTGCTGGTACTCCGTCCTGAATCCACTGTGGATCGATTGCTAGGTTTGGGAAAAGAGGGGAGCTAAAGAGTTCTCCAGCCATAAATTCTCCTGCTTTGTTTAGCTTTCCCGAAGCAAGTCTGTATACCGTTAGTTTTGGGCAATACACGTTATTGGCTTCTCCCACAATCCAGACTTCCTTAACCTGGGTTGCTTCGTAGAGCTTCAAATGGAGGTCTATTTTTGTCAGGTTCTTATCCTTAATCAGTTCTTTGAATATGGGAGCCCATTTTGAGAGGTCCTTCTGCTTCCATAATTTTTTCTCATCCCCCACCACTACTTTTTCAAGATTGGAATAGGAAAGGATTTCCGCTACTAGATCAGGAGCCTCTACC
Coding sequences within:
- a CDS encoding Uma2 family endonuclease, whose protein sequence is MHPTDEATLNQGLVELEIPEAFNEDWLAVLPEDFPKCLVVSGRIARADGEPITIEQYLELPEDFPALLNEYGELEMSPASDETHNNKRSRLCDMLRYYSTLNGNPDGVETEREIFVPGFRSYRPDLSYFSRERLQTAIQPLGKRGQRYAVEAPDLVAEILSYSNLEKVVVGDEKKLWKQKDLSKWAPIFKELIKDKNLTKIDLHLKLYEATQVKEVWIVGEANNVYCPKLTVYRLASGKLNKAGEFMAGELFSSPLFPNLAIDPQWIQDGVPAGFYLIRFFPKLYAIKDENNPQLTSQAYQLIQRIQQALTLPSQ